Proteins encoded within one genomic window of Girardinichthys multiradiatus isolate DD_20200921_A chromosome 21, DD_fGirMul_XY1, whole genome shotgun sequence:
- the ythdf3 gene encoding YTH domain-containing family protein 3 isoform X3 has product MSATTVDQRTKGQGNKVQNGSMHQKDGVNDDEFEPYLSGQTNQSNSYPPMSDPYMPSYYAPSIGFPYSLGEAAWSTAGDPPMPYLTTYGQMSNGEPHFIPDGVFSQPGALGNTPPFLGQHGFNFFPGSADFSTWGTSVSQGQSTQSSVYSNSYGYAPSSLGRAITDGQAGFGSDSQVSKVPVLNSIEQGMTGLKLGADMVAAVTKSVGSPVGGTVGMNSTAANNLPPSVNSSAPKPATWAAIAKKPAKPQPKVKPKANMGMVGGATIPPPPIKHNMNIGTWDDKGSLNKPQLAQTMMPPQPLVQPSLIAQPQPLLQNPLPPQPQHQPQHQHQPFQLQSIQSPQHPQPLPHGPPHLHLSSQPGLQQHLHQQQPQQLGPPPNRWVAPRNRGEGFGLGGGVPLSASPCSGEVHPVLEKLRTINNYNPKDFDWSLKNGRVFIIKSYSEDDIHRSIKYSIWCSTEHGNKRLDSAYRSLCNKGPLYLLFSVNGSGHFCGMAEMRSPVDYNAYAGVWSQDKWKGKFEVKWIFIKDVPNNQLRHIRLENNDNKPVTNSRDTQEVPLEKAKQVLKVIATYKHTTSIFDDFAHYEKRQEEEEALRKERSRNKQ; this is encoded by the exons ATGTCTGCGACCACAGTCGATCAG AGAACCAAAGGACAAGGAAATAAAG tgcaaAACGGATCCATGCATCAAAAGGATGGTGTGAATGATGATGAATTTGAGCCTTATCTAAGCGGCCAGACAAATCAG AGTAACAGCTATCCACCAATGTCAGATCCTTACATGCCCAGCTACTATGCTCCATCCATTGGTTTTCCTTATTCTCTGGGAGAGGCTGCTTGGTCCACAGCTGGAGATCCACCCATGCCCTACCTTACtacctatggacagatgagcaATGGGGAGCCGCACTTTATCCCTGATGGTGTTTTCAGCCAGCCGGGAGCCCTAGGAAACACCCCTCCCTTCCTCGGGCAGCATGGCTTCAACTTCTTTCCTGGTAGTGCAGACTTTTCTACCTGGGGTACCAGTGTCTCTCAGGGTCAGTCAACTCAGAGCTCAGTCTACAGTAACAGCTATGGCTACGCCCCCAGCTCATTGGGTCGGGCAATAACAGATGGACAGGCAGGCTTTGGAAGTGACTCCCAGGTCAGTAAGGTCCCAGTGCTGAACAGCATTGAACAGGGTATGACTGGGCTAAAACTGGGTGCAGACATGGTGGCAGCTGTCACTAAAAGCGTTGGCTCCCCAGTAGGAGGCACAGTGGGCATGAACAGTACGGCAGCCAATAATCTCCCTCCATCTGTCAACTCGTCTGCACCCAAACCCGCCACTTGGGCAGCAATCGCCAAGAAGCCAGCAAAACCCCAGCCCAAGGTCAAACCCAAAGCCAACATGGGGATGGTGGGTGGCGCCACCATTCCCCCACCCCCTATTAAGCACAATATGAACATTGGTACCTGGGATGATAAGGGCTCTTTAAACAAACCCCAGTTAGCTCAGACTATGATGCCCCCGCAACCTTTGGTGCAACCGTCACTCATAGCTCAGCCCCAGCCCTTACTGCAGAACCCCTTGCCCCCTCAACCTCAACACCAACCCCAGCATCAACACCAACCCTTCCAACTCCAGTCTATCCAATCACCCCAACACCCCCAGCCTCTGCCCCACGGCCCTCCCCACCTACACCTCTCTTCCCAACCTGGTCTCCAACAGCACCTTCATCAACAACAACCTCAGCAGCTTGGCCCACCCCCCAACCGTTGGGTTGCCCCCAGGAACCGTGGTGAGGGCTTTGGCCTTGGTGGCGGAGTTCCACTGAGTGCCTCCCCTTGCTCCGGAGAAGTTCACCCTGTGCTGGAGAAACTCCGTACTATCaacaactacaaccccaaagaCTTTGACTGGAGCTTGAAAAATGGACGTGTTTTCATTATCAAGAGCTACTCAGAAGATGACATCCACCGTTCAATCAAGTACTCTATCTGGTGCAGTACAGAACACGGGAACAAGCGCCTGGACAGTGCTTATCGTTCGCTGTGCAACAAGGGACCCTTATACCTGTTGTTCAGTGTCAACGGCAGCGGGCACTTCTGCGGCATGGCCGAGATGCGCTCGCCAGTGGACTACAACGCCTACGCAGGCGTCTGGTCTCAGGACAAGTGGAAGGGCAAGTTTGAGGTGAAGTGGATTTTCATCAAGGATGTGCCCAACAACCAGCTGCGTCACATCCGGCTGGAGAACAATGACAACAAGCCAGTCACCAACTCCAGGGACACTCAGGAAGTGCCTCTGGAGAAGGCCAAACAAGTGCTTAAAGTTATTGCCACTTACAAGCATACCACCTCCATCTTTGATGACTTTGCACATTATGAGAAACgtcaggaagaggaggaggcttTGAGGAAG GAGCGCAGCAGGAATAAACAGTAA
- the ythdf3 gene encoding YTH domain-containing family protein 3 isoform X1 produces the protein MLTSGQKLLLRCYICRIHPALLVCFNVSCCYLLLFQRTKGQGNKVQNGSMHQKDGVNDDEFEPYLSGQTNQSNSYPPMSDPYMPSYYAPSIGFPYSLGEAAWSTAGDPPMPYLTTYGQMSNGEPHFIPDGVFSQPGALGNTPPFLGQHGFNFFPGSADFSTWGTSVSQGQSTQSSVYSNSYGYAPSSLGRAITDGQAGFGSDSQVSKVPVLNSIEQGMTGLKLGADMVAAVTKSVGSPVGGTVGMNSTAANNLPPSVNSSAPKPATWAAIAKKPAKPQPKVKPKANMGMVGGATIPPPPIKHNMNIGTWDDKGSLNKPQLAQTMMPPQPLVQPSLIAQPQPLLQNPLPPQPQHQPQHQHQPFQLQSIQSPQHPQPLPHGPPHLHLSSQPGLQQHLHQQQPQQLGPPPNRWVAPRNRGEGFGLGGGVPLSASPCSGEVHPVLEKLRTINNYNPKDFDWSLKNGRVFIIKSYSEDDIHRSIKYSIWCSTEHGNKRLDSAYRSLCNKGPLYLLFSVNGSGHFCGMAEMRSPVDYNAYAGVWSQDKWKGKFEVKWIFIKDVPNNQLRHIRLENNDNKPVTNSRDTQEVPLEKAKQVLKVIATYKHTTSIFDDFAHYEKRQEEEEALRKERSRNKQ, from the exons ATGCTAACATCCGGGCAGAAGCTCTTACTTCGGTGCTATATTTGTAGGATTCATCCTGCCCTGTTGGTGTGTTTTAATGTCTCCTGCTGTTATCTCTTGTTGTTTCAGAGAACCAAAGGACAAGGAAATAAAG tgcaaAACGGATCCATGCATCAAAAGGATGGTGTGAATGATGATGAATTTGAGCCTTATCTAAGCGGCCAGACAAATCAG AGTAACAGCTATCCACCAATGTCAGATCCTTACATGCCCAGCTACTATGCTCCATCCATTGGTTTTCCTTATTCTCTGGGAGAGGCTGCTTGGTCCACAGCTGGAGATCCACCCATGCCCTACCTTACtacctatggacagatgagcaATGGGGAGCCGCACTTTATCCCTGATGGTGTTTTCAGCCAGCCGGGAGCCCTAGGAAACACCCCTCCCTTCCTCGGGCAGCATGGCTTCAACTTCTTTCCTGGTAGTGCAGACTTTTCTACCTGGGGTACCAGTGTCTCTCAGGGTCAGTCAACTCAGAGCTCAGTCTACAGTAACAGCTATGGCTACGCCCCCAGCTCATTGGGTCGGGCAATAACAGATGGACAGGCAGGCTTTGGAAGTGACTCCCAGGTCAGTAAGGTCCCAGTGCTGAACAGCATTGAACAGGGTATGACTGGGCTAAAACTGGGTGCAGACATGGTGGCAGCTGTCACTAAAAGCGTTGGCTCCCCAGTAGGAGGCACAGTGGGCATGAACAGTACGGCAGCCAATAATCTCCCTCCATCTGTCAACTCGTCTGCACCCAAACCCGCCACTTGGGCAGCAATCGCCAAGAAGCCAGCAAAACCCCAGCCCAAGGTCAAACCCAAAGCCAACATGGGGATGGTGGGTGGCGCCACCATTCCCCCACCCCCTATTAAGCACAATATGAACATTGGTACCTGGGATGATAAGGGCTCTTTAAACAAACCCCAGTTAGCTCAGACTATGATGCCCCCGCAACCTTTGGTGCAACCGTCACTCATAGCTCAGCCCCAGCCCTTACTGCAGAACCCCTTGCCCCCTCAACCTCAACACCAACCCCAGCATCAACACCAACCCTTCCAACTCCAGTCTATCCAATCACCCCAACACCCCCAGCCTCTGCCCCACGGCCCTCCCCACCTACACCTCTCTTCCCAACCTGGTCTCCAACAGCACCTTCATCAACAACAACCTCAGCAGCTTGGCCCACCCCCCAACCGTTGGGTTGCCCCCAGGAACCGTGGTGAGGGCTTTGGCCTTGGTGGCGGAGTTCCACTGAGTGCCTCCCCTTGCTCCGGAGAAGTTCACCCTGTGCTGGAGAAACTCCGTACTATCaacaactacaaccccaaagaCTTTGACTGGAGCTTGAAAAATGGACGTGTTTTCATTATCAAGAGCTACTCAGAAGATGACATCCACCGTTCAATCAAGTACTCTATCTGGTGCAGTACAGAACACGGGAACAAGCGCCTGGACAGTGCTTATCGTTCGCTGTGCAACAAGGGACCCTTATACCTGTTGTTCAGTGTCAACGGCAGCGGGCACTTCTGCGGCATGGCCGAGATGCGCTCGCCAGTGGACTACAACGCCTACGCAGGCGTCTGGTCTCAGGACAAGTGGAAGGGCAAGTTTGAGGTGAAGTGGATTTTCATCAAGGATGTGCCCAACAACCAGCTGCGTCACATCCGGCTGGAGAACAATGACAACAAGCCAGTCACCAACTCCAGGGACACTCAGGAAGTGCCTCTGGAGAAGGCCAAACAAGTGCTTAAAGTTATTGCCACTTACAAGCATACCACCTCCATCTTTGATGACTTTGCACATTATGAGAAACgtcaggaagaggaggaggcttTGAGGAAG GAGCGCAGCAGGAATAAACAGTAA
- the ythdf3 gene encoding YTH domain-containing family protein 3 isoform X2 → MQLLLITYISFSLFYFFIYLVQNGSMHQKDGVNDDEFEPYLSGQTNQSNSYPPMSDPYMPSYYAPSIGFPYSLGEAAWSTAGDPPMPYLTTYGQMSNGEPHFIPDGVFSQPGALGNTPPFLGQHGFNFFPGSADFSTWGTSVSQGQSTQSSVYSNSYGYAPSSLGRAITDGQAGFGSDSQVSKVPVLNSIEQGMTGLKLGADMVAAVTKSVGSPVGGTVGMNSTAANNLPPSVNSSAPKPATWAAIAKKPAKPQPKVKPKANMGMVGGATIPPPPIKHNMNIGTWDDKGSLNKPQLAQTMMPPQPLVQPSLIAQPQPLLQNPLPPQPQHQPQHQHQPFQLQSIQSPQHPQPLPHGPPHLHLSSQPGLQQHLHQQQPQQLGPPPNRWVAPRNRGEGFGLGGGVPLSASPCSGEVHPVLEKLRTINNYNPKDFDWSLKNGRVFIIKSYSEDDIHRSIKYSIWCSTEHGNKRLDSAYRSLCNKGPLYLLFSVNGSGHFCGMAEMRSPVDYNAYAGVWSQDKWKGKFEVKWIFIKDVPNNQLRHIRLENNDNKPVTNSRDTQEVPLEKAKQVLKVIATYKHTTSIFDDFAHYEKRQEEEEALRKERSRNKQ, encoded by the exons ATGCAGCTACTTTTAATTACTTATATtagcttttctcttttttatttttttatttatttagtgcaaAACGGATCCATGCATCAAAAGGATGGTGTGAATGATGATGAATTTGAGCCTTATCTAAGCGGCCAGACAAATCAG AGTAACAGCTATCCACCAATGTCAGATCCTTACATGCCCAGCTACTATGCTCCATCCATTGGTTTTCCTTATTCTCTGGGAGAGGCTGCTTGGTCCACAGCTGGAGATCCACCCATGCCCTACCTTACtacctatggacagatgagcaATGGGGAGCCGCACTTTATCCCTGATGGTGTTTTCAGCCAGCCGGGAGCCCTAGGAAACACCCCTCCCTTCCTCGGGCAGCATGGCTTCAACTTCTTTCCTGGTAGTGCAGACTTTTCTACCTGGGGTACCAGTGTCTCTCAGGGTCAGTCAACTCAGAGCTCAGTCTACAGTAACAGCTATGGCTACGCCCCCAGCTCATTGGGTCGGGCAATAACAGATGGACAGGCAGGCTTTGGAAGTGACTCCCAGGTCAGTAAGGTCCCAGTGCTGAACAGCATTGAACAGGGTATGACTGGGCTAAAACTGGGTGCAGACATGGTGGCAGCTGTCACTAAAAGCGTTGGCTCCCCAGTAGGAGGCACAGTGGGCATGAACAGTACGGCAGCCAATAATCTCCCTCCATCTGTCAACTCGTCTGCACCCAAACCCGCCACTTGGGCAGCAATCGCCAAGAAGCCAGCAAAACCCCAGCCCAAGGTCAAACCCAAAGCCAACATGGGGATGGTGGGTGGCGCCACCATTCCCCCACCCCCTATTAAGCACAATATGAACATTGGTACCTGGGATGATAAGGGCTCTTTAAACAAACCCCAGTTAGCTCAGACTATGATGCCCCCGCAACCTTTGGTGCAACCGTCACTCATAGCTCAGCCCCAGCCCTTACTGCAGAACCCCTTGCCCCCTCAACCTCAACACCAACCCCAGCATCAACACCAACCCTTCCAACTCCAGTCTATCCAATCACCCCAACACCCCCAGCCTCTGCCCCACGGCCCTCCCCACCTACACCTCTCTTCCCAACCTGGTCTCCAACAGCACCTTCATCAACAACAACCTCAGCAGCTTGGCCCACCCCCCAACCGTTGGGTTGCCCCCAGGAACCGTGGTGAGGGCTTTGGCCTTGGTGGCGGAGTTCCACTGAGTGCCTCCCCTTGCTCCGGAGAAGTTCACCCTGTGCTGGAGAAACTCCGTACTATCaacaactacaaccccaaagaCTTTGACTGGAGCTTGAAAAATGGACGTGTTTTCATTATCAAGAGCTACTCAGAAGATGACATCCACCGTTCAATCAAGTACTCTATCTGGTGCAGTACAGAACACGGGAACAAGCGCCTGGACAGTGCTTATCGTTCGCTGTGCAACAAGGGACCCTTATACCTGTTGTTCAGTGTCAACGGCAGCGGGCACTTCTGCGGCATGGCCGAGATGCGCTCGCCAGTGGACTACAACGCCTACGCAGGCGTCTGGTCTCAGGACAAGTGGAAGGGCAAGTTTGAGGTGAAGTGGATTTTCATCAAGGATGTGCCCAACAACCAGCTGCGTCACATCCGGCTGGAGAACAATGACAACAAGCCAGTCACCAACTCCAGGGACACTCAGGAAGTGCCTCTGGAGAAGGCCAAACAAGTGCTTAAAGTTATTGCCACTTACAAGCATACCACCTCCATCTTTGATGACTTTGCACATTATGAGAAACgtcaggaagaggaggaggcttTGAGGAAG GAGCGCAGCAGGAATAAACAGTAA